A window of the Bradyrhizobium diazoefficiens genome harbors these coding sequences:
- a CDS encoding class I fructose-bisphosphate aldolase, with protein sequence MNLTELNGIATAMVAPGKGILAADESSGTIKKRFDAIGVESTEGNRRDYREMLFRSTEAMRQYISGVILYDETIWQDAKDGTPLVKLIESSGAIPGIKVDEGTQALPMCPGETVTVGLDKLADRLKKYYERGARFAKWRAVIDIGSGIPSMTAISVNAHALARYAALCQAAQIVPIVEPEVLMDGDHDIDRCYEVTSRVLNKTFQELRAQRVALEGMVLKPNMAISGKKSAKQASVEEVAEKTIRLLKACVPAAVPGIAFLSGGQSDEEATEHLNAMHKLGPLPWSLTFSYGRALQAAPQKAWSGKAENVVAGQNAFSHRARMNGLASKGEWQSSLEQKAA encoded by the coding sequence ATGAATCTGACTGAGCTCAATGGGATCGCGACCGCCATGGTCGCGCCGGGCAAGGGCATCCTTGCCGCCGACGAATCCTCCGGCACCATCAAGAAGCGGTTCGACGCGATCGGCGTGGAATCGACGGAAGGCAACCGGCGCGACTATCGCGAGATGCTGTTCCGCTCGACAGAGGCCATGCGCCAGTACATCTCCGGCGTGATCCTCTATGACGAGACCATCTGGCAGGACGCGAAAGACGGCACGCCGCTGGTGAAGCTGATCGAGAGTAGCGGCGCCATCCCCGGCATCAAGGTCGACGAAGGCACGCAAGCCCTGCCGATGTGCCCGGGCGAAACAGTCACCGTGGGACTCGACAAGCTCGCCGATCGCCTGAAGAAATATTACGAGCGCGGCGCCCGCTTCGCCAAATGGCGGGCCGTGATCGATATCGGCAGCGGCATTCCCTCGATGACCGCGATCAGCGTCAATGCGCATGCGCTGGCGCGCTACGCCGCGCTGTGCCAAGCCGCGCAGATCGTGCCGATCGTCGAGCCGGAGGTGCTGATGGACGGCGATCACGACATCGACCGCTGCTATGAGGTGACCAGCCGCGTGCTCAACAAGACGTTCCAGGAATTGCGTGCGCAGCGCGTCGCGCTCGAAGGCATGGTGCTGAAGCCGAACATGGCGATCTCAGGCAAGAAATCCGCAAAGCAGGCTTCCGTCGAGGAGGTCGCGGAGAAGACGATCCGGCTGCTGAAGGCGTGCGTGCCCGCGGCCGTGCCCGGCATCGCCTTCCTCTCCGGCGGCCAGTCGGACGAGGAGGCAACTGAGCATCTCAACGCCATGCACAAGCTCGGCCCGCTGCCCTGGAGCCTGACCTTCTCCTACGGCCGCGCGCTGCAGGCCGCGCCGCAGAAGGCCTGGTCGGGCAAGGCCGAAAATGTCGTGGCCGGACAGAACGCATTCAGTCATCGTGCGCGCATGAATG